In a genomic window of Sarcophilus harrisii chromosome 4, mSarHar1.11, whole genome shotgun sequence:
- the DACT2 gene encoding dapper homolog 2 gives MLMVSGQTGMKRPTEGWDRGRVRERLHAALAGLQELQVLRDKQQTLVNGALAMKPAAPPPPPPPVPRAPRLPQQLPSTVPAGDSHSKEHRLEATLTALKEQLSRLRRQDVGLKTHLDQLDQQISELKLDVNKTSSENLDSDSRPSSGFYDLSDGGSCSLSNSCTSVYSESISSSHSSLLPGIHTPKVRLSIFDYRPKSADETTVHSAHLQPQQLVSENCWIKGSPENEAETVPKFKPRPVSTGDLERIVPTDGSLQKTTNDPKNMSPLCYGTEILFHEVDPKYQSDLVSKSGSDRYPYPSPLHAVALQSPLFSLTRETLETDNHLPLTKPILSMSGPSLIRTKPITEVPPPGGYIDKLLQLTRDRGKYTSGSVSEWESAKGQMPLSQKKLGGLRVNSSSQVEKQVSSPESRQAKTGRVQREVPDENSTKLQESGEPSLEGEQPASQQSLESMVTNSCFPGKVSPISAHEEPEVISLEQESSSCSQVHQSHLNMAPQRSNTKVILPPKKVGKKGTTLVTGEFVHAQFVPGEAHLMRLKASNLKTKALKVKRRSSDKVLRLGKQQPVLAERPRGMHATSRLSTEWNPFPRSHGGKNLLRRTAFVGEVTGRSCSESSLFPVPFHIPAVVSRPELYPSSAHPLYSLEATQLNLVANGGAKKKQQRKWQSTVEISAKSHLASFPADTGLALPRPPGRRAGILRTMSGRSRPKLPNHNAYAKSESDHSEYSAECASLFHSTIVETSEDDVSDYTANCFGDSESEDSDSEGACRSSESSLTLDYEEAVGSELIWPKAIVQQPVKVQPALKSSHHSVPKICRIKASKALKKKIRRFQPASLKVMTMV, from the exons ATGTTGATGGTAAGCGGTCAGACCGGGATGAAGCGGCCAACTGAGGGCTGGGACCGCGGCCGTGTTCGCGAGAGATTGCATGCAGCCCTAGCCGGCCTCCAGGAGCTCCAGGTGCTGAGGGACAAGCAGCAGACGCTGGTGAATGGGGCTCTAGCCATGAAGCCGGCGGCGCCCCCGCCACCCCCGCCGCCAGTTCCTCGGGCGCCTCGGCTCCCGCAGCAACTGCCCTCGACTGTCCCTGCGGGCGACTCGCACAGCAAGGAGCATAGGCTGGAAGCCACTCTCACTGCTCTCAAGGAGCAACTG TCACGTTTAAGAAGACAAGATGTTGGCCTGAAAACTCACTTGGATCAATTGGATCAGCAAATAAGTGAACTGAAGTTGGATGTAAACAAGACTTCCAGTGAAAACCTTGATAGTGACAGCAGGCCCAGTTCAG GCTTTTATGACTTGAGTGATGGAGGATCCTGTTCTTTGTCCAATTCCTGCACATCTGTCTATAGTGAGTCCATCTCCTCCTCTCATAGCAGCTTGCTTCCTGGCATCCACACTCCCAAAGTCAGGCTCAGTATCTTCGACTACCGCCCCAAGTCTGCTGATGAGACCACTGTACATAGTGCCCATCTCCAACCTCAGCAACTTGTCAGTGAGAATTGCTGGATCAAGGGCAGCCCAGAGAATGAAGCTGAAACTGTGCCCAAGTTCAAGCCAAGGCCAGTTTCCACAG GTGACCTTGAAAGAATTGTGCCAACTGATGGAAGTCTTCAGAAGACAACCAATGATCCTAAGAATATGTCACCCCTTTGCTATGGTACAGAAATTCTGTTCCATGAGGTGGATCCTAAGTATCAGAGTGACTTGGTCTCCAAGAGTGGCAGTGATAGATACCCTTACCCAAGCCCTCTGCATGCAGTAGCCTTGCAGAGTCCCCTGTTTTCTCTGACTAGAGAGACTCTAGAGACTGACAACCACTTGCCCCTCACTAAACCTATCCTGAGCATGTCAGGTCCCAGTTTGATCAGGACTAAACCAATCACTGAAGTTCCTCCTCCTGGTGGCTATATTGACAAGCTGCTCCAGCTAACCAGGGACCGAGGGAAGTACACAAGTGGCAGTGTGAGTGAGTGGGAATCAGCTAAAGGGCAGATGCCCCTGTCCCAAAAGAAGCTTGGTGGACTGAGAGTGAATAGTAGCAGTCAGGTAGAGAAGCAGGTCAGCTCTCCAGAAAGTAGACAAGCTAAAACAGGAAGAGTTCAGAGGGAGGTGCCAGATGAGAATAGTACAAAACTGCAAGAATCTGGAGAACCCTCTTTAGAGGGGGAACAGCCGGCCAGCCAGCAGAGCTTGGAATCCATGGTTACAAATAGCTGCTTCCCTGGGAAGGTCAGTCCCATTTCTGCACATGAAGAGCCAGAGGTCATTAGTCTTGAGCAGGAGTCATCTTCCTGCTCCCAAGTGCACCAATCACATCTCAACATGGCTCCCCAAAGGTCAAACACCAAAGTTATCCTGCCCCCCAAAAAGGTGGGCAAAAAGGGAACCACTCTCGTCACAGGAGAGTTTGTCCATGCTCAGTTTGTCCCAGGAGAGGCTCACTTGATGAGACTGAAAGCAAGCAATCTCAAAACAAAGGCTCTGAAAGTCAAACGAAGAAGCAGCGATAAGGTGCTGAGACTTGGGAAGCAGCAGCCCGTGTTAGCAGAAAGGCCACGGGGAATGCATGCAACGTCCCGACTGTCTACAGAGTGGAACCCTTTTCCGAGGTCCCACGGAGGAAAGAACCTCTTGAGGAGGACAGCGTTTGTTGGGGAAGTGACCGGCCGATCCTGCTCAGAATCCAGCCTCTTTCCTGTACCATTTCACATCCCAGCAGTAGTGTCCCGACCTGAGCTTTATCCATCCTCAGCGCATCCTTTGTACTCTTTGGAAGCGACTCAACTCAATTTGGTAGCCAACGGGGGTGCCAAAAAGAAGCAACAGCGAAAATGGCAGTCGACTGTGGAGATCTCGGCTAAATCCCACCTGGCGAGTTTTCCTGCAGATACCGGCTTAGCCCTGCCCAGGCCACCTGGAAGGAGAGCTGGAATCTTACGCACTATGAGTGGGAGGTCCCGGCCCAAGCTACCCAATCATAACGCATATGCCAAAAGTGAGTCAGACCACTCCGAATACTCAGCCGAGTGTGCCTCCCTCTTCCACTCCACCATTGTGGAAACCAGTGAAGATGATGTTAGTGATTACACTGCCAACTGTTTTGGGGATAGTGAGTCTGAAGACAGTGACTCAGAGGGGGCTTGTAGGAGCAGCGAGAGCAGCCTCACTCTAGACTATGAGGAGGCTGTTGGGAGTGAGCTGATTTGGCCCAAGGCCATTGTCCAGCAGCCCGTAAAGGTGCAGCCTGCCTTGAAGTCATCTCACCATTCAGTGCCCAAAATTTGCCGTATCAAGGCCTCTAAGGCCCTAAAGAAGAAGATTCGGAGATTCCAGCCAGCATCTCTAAAAGTTATGACAATGGTGTGA